One genomic window of Sphingobacterium oryzagri includes the following:
- a CDS encoding beta-ketoacyl-[acyl-carrier-protein] synthase family protein, producing MNQKGVAITGMGIISSIGKTIEENRDALIAGKHGISRIENFATKQKDHIWVGEIKLSNEALAEQLALPAGHNFTRTSLLGLYAAKAAVQSAGIQDLGTARTGLISSTSVGGMDYTERYFYDYLQHNDQHRYITTHDAGDSTQHIADYLGIHDLVTTISTACSSAANAIMMGARLIKSGRLDRVIVGGTDALSKFTINGFKTLMILTDDLCQPFDEERRGLNLGEAAAYLVLESEELLLAEKRTPLAYLRGYGNANDAFHQTASSENGEGAFLAMQQALQVAALAPSAIDYVNAHGTATPNNDLSEGYALLRVFNDAVPMFSSTKAFTGHTLAAAAAIEAVYSVIALQEQVVFPNLHFKTPMQAFHLLPETETTHKPLQHVLSNSFGFGGNCSTLIFSKA from the coding sequence ATGAATCAAAAGGGGGTTGCGATTACGGGTATGGGCATTATTTCTTCGATCGGAAAGACGATCGAAGAAAATCGTGATGCATTGATCGCGGGGAAGCATGGTATTTCCCGTATCGAAAATTTTGCGACTAAGCAAAAAGACCATATCTGGGTTGGCGAAATCAAGTTGTCCAATGAAGCGCTTGCCGAGCAATTGGCGCTTCCGGCGGGACATAATTTCACGCGGACGTCCTTGTTGGGCCTTTACGCGGCAAAAGCTGCTGTGCAGTCGGCAGGTATTCAGGACCTTGGCACGGCGCGCACCGGACTGATCTCCTCGACCAGTGTGGGCGGCATGGATTACACCGAGCGGTATTTTTACGATTACTTGCAGCACAACGATCAGCATCGTTATATCACGACGCATGATGCTGGAGACTCTACGCAGCATATCGCCGACTACCTGGGTATTCACGATTTGGTGACCACGATCAGCACGGCGTGTTCATCTGCTGCAAACGCCATTATGATGGGTGCTCGTTTGATCAAGTCGGGTCGTCTGGATCGTGTTATCGTCGGTGGAACGGATGCGCTCAGCAAGTTTACCATCAACGGTTTTAAAACATTGATGATCCTGACGGATGACTTATGTCAGCCCTTTGATGAGGAGCGTCGCGGACTTAACCTTGGCGAAGCGGCCGCGTATTTGGTGCTTGAATCGGAAGAATTGCTTTTAGCCGAAAAGAGAACGCCTTTAGCTTATCTGCGGGGCTATGGCAATGCCAACGATGCTTTTCATCAGACCGCTTCATCGGAGAATGGTGAAGGTGCTTTTTTGGCCATGCAGCAAGCACTCCAGGTTGCAGCGTTAGCGCCAAGTGCGATCGACTATGTTAATGCGCATGGCACGGCCACGCCTAATAACGATCTATCAGAAGGATATGCGTTGCTTCGTGTTTTCAACGATGCGGTGCCTATGTTTAGTTCAACAAAAGCATTCACAGGGCATACGCTGGCCGCAGCGGCTGCTATAGAAGCGGTGTATTCGGTGATTGCCTTGCAGGAGCAAGTGGTTTTCCCAAACCTACATTTTAAAACGCCTATGCAAGCGTTTCATCTGCTGCCAGAAACCGAAACCACGCATAAGCCTTTGCAACATGTATTGTCTAATTCCTTTGGCTTTGGTGGCAATTGTTCAACGCTTATTTTTTCAAAAGCATGA
- a CDS encoding phosphopantetheine-binding protein — protein sequence MAELKEELKGKIIEVLNLEDISVADIQDSDSLFGDGLGLDSIDALELIVLMDKEYGIKLSDPKQGKAIFQSIETMAAYIAENRTK from the coding sequence ATGGCAGAGTTAAAAGAAGAGTTAAAAGGAAAGATTATTGAAGTGTTGAATCTTGAAGACATCAGCGTTGCGGATATTCAGGATAGCGATTCGTTGTTTGGCGATGGGCTTGGGCTTGATTCTATTGATGCATTGGAACTCATTGTTTTGATGGACAAAGAGTATGGCATCAAATTGTCAGATCCTAAACAAGGGAAAGCCATTTTTCAATCGATCGAAACGATGGCAGCATATATTGCTGAAAACCGGACGAAGTAA
- a CDS encoding beta-ketoacyl synthase N-terminal-like domain-containing protein — protein sequence MTLKPVYIHDFNCVTPLGADLDRNWESLLAGQIGLTSQKIGFLPEVFASKIEASALANYAWPSGTRLEKMMYEAVAPIRARHQPTTRTAFIVATTKGNISDLRNAATDQALLTQLADRLAKAMDISTTPIIVSHACVSGVLAVAVAKRLIQMGSYDDAIVLAGDEVGEFVVSGFQAFQAMSPFPCKPFDKNRAGVSLGEATACVYISATAGSFEIVGESSINDANHISGPSRTGEGLYQSVRGALLEAGLTAADIDYISAHGTATAYNDEMEAIAFNRLALSNVPVNSLKGVYGHTLGASGLLETVIGLKCMIEGLLIPTAGFEEMGVSQPLHLLKQLQQKNISYFLKTASGFGGSNAALIIKKV from the coding sequence ATGACTTTAAAGCCCGTCTACATCCACGACTTTAATTGTGTTACACCGCTTGGTGCCGACCTGGATCGCAATTGGGAAAGCTTGTTGGCGGGACAAATCGGTTTGACTTCTCAAAAAATAGGTTTTCTTCCCGAGGTATTCGCCTCCAAAATTGAAGCTTCTGCGTTAGCAAATTATGCATGGCCATCGGGCACCCGTTTAGAGAAGATGATGTACGAAGCGGTTGCGCCAATACGCGCACGTCACCAACCAACGACGCGCACGGCTTTTATTGTGGCAACTACCAAGGGTAATATTTCCGACCTGCGCAACGCAGCTACTGATCAAGCTTTATTAACGCAGCTGGCAGATCGCTTGGCGAAGGCTATGGACATATCGACTACACCCATTATCGTTTCGCATGCCTGTGTTTCCGGCGTGTTGGCGGTGGCGGTGGCAAAACGATTGATACAGATGGGTAGCTATGATGATGCAATCGTTTTGGCGGGAGATGAAGTGGGCGAATTTGTTGTTTCCGGTTTTCAGGCATTTCAAGCCATGAGTCCTTTTCCGTGTAAACCTTTTGATAAAAACAGGGCAGGGGTTTCCTTAGGCGAAGCGACTGCTTGCGTATATATCTCAGCTACGGCAGGTTCGTTTGAAATCGTCGGTGAGTCGTCTATTAACGATGCCAATCATATATCTGGTCCTTCACGCACGGGCGAAGGCTTGTACCAGAGCGTTCGCGGCGCATTGTTGGAGGCCGGTCTAACAGCGGCCGACATAGACTACATATCGGCACATGGTACGGCTACAGCCTATAATGATGAGATGGAAGCAATAGCTTTTAATCGTTTGGCATTATCGAACGTGCCGGTTAACAGCTTGAAAGGTGTTTACGGACATACGTTGGGCGCATCGGGTTTGCTAGAAACTGTTATCGGTCTGAAATGTATGATTGAAGGTTTGCTTATTCCGACAGCAGGTTTTGAAGAGATGGGCGTTTCCCAGCCTCTACACCTCTTGAAGCAGCTACAGCAAAAGAACATCAGTTATTTTTTGAAAACAGCCTCCGGTTTTGGAGGTAGCAATGCAGCACTCATCATAAAAAAAGTATGA